The nucleotide window CTCGTTGTGGTAAAAGTTGCCGTTTGCGGTGGGCAAATCACCTGAGACCAGATTTAAAGAAAGGTGCATTCACCCCCGAGGAAGAGCAGCGGATAGTTGAACTGCATgctaaaatgggaaataaatggGCACGAATGGCTGTTGAGGTTCATACTATCTCTCTATCTTTTCATAAAatcttcaaataaaatgtctttAACTGGCATCCTtcatttatgtttttacttCATATTAATTCCTATTTAAGTTGGATTTCCTACCCCCGATAAATTCGAGGTTTCTGCCATTACTGTGGACAGAATCCATATCATCATTCCTTCCGGACAATGTCTTGTAGTCCTTGATAAGTACTCTTTTTATTACTCCCTTTATCAGATTTTCTGTGGtatgcttttctttttagtctatcccaaaaagaatgacatatttatatatttagaaacAATCTAACTTTAAActtcctattttacccttatgagATGATTTAGTACTACAGAGATTTCTATGGCTTGTTTTATGCCTTAATTTCctcaagtttcaaaagtctttctttcttaaactttgtgttcAGTCAAACAACATCAGGTAAAATGACatggagggagtaatacttaaattttgaataagtAATTAGTGTTCCCTCCatcttaatttatgtggcactgtTTGGCTTGGCAAAAAGTttaagaaaggaagactttagAAATTCGTGGTCTAAAATAAATCTTAGacatttgtgtggctataaatcatttcattaagggtaaaagggGAATTTTAAAGCCAGTtacctatttcaaaaaaattatagaaaagtGACGTTCATTTTGggacaaactaaaaagaaaagggtctgacataaattgggacagaaaGAGTATTATTTTGATCAGTATGTCGTCTAATTATGAGTCTTTGCTATCCTTCAAATTTCCAGTTGTGTGTCCGGGGATCTTGATCTGTTCAATCTTTTTGAATCAGATTTAGTTTTTCTTTCCGGTATCCCCCTGCTTGTAATCATGCTATCCCAAATTCTATAATTGTTGACAACTTTTGTGTTATCGTGTTAAATTATAATAAGTAATCCTCAATGATACAGCTGAGGGactttcggaaacagcctctctacctccacgagatAGTGGTATGGTCTGCGTTCACTCtacctccccagaccccacttagtgAGATTTcgctgggtatgttgttgtaatcCTCAATGATACTACAATGTACTACGGAAAAAAAACAGTAAGATCCTCACTAAGAGCACTTCCTAAAACCAGTCCTGATGGCTCCTCTTGTTGGACTGGACATCGGCCTGCCCAATTACTTATCAAAGAACTAGCAACTGAGCTAGTATTGGCAGTCATCAATAGCATCAGTCATGTCAATAGGCTCTCTAGTGCCAGGAGGAGTGTCTTTAAACAGAAAGCGCTCAGATGGCACTTTACCTCCAGAAATCAGAATAAGAGAAAGCCCTCACTTCCCACCCATAGCTCTCGCGTAAAGTTATCCGTAGTTCTTGTTGACACTTCATGTTGTGTAATCAAACCCATCCTGTTTATTGATAACAGTTGGCCATCCATTTAATTTGCTATGTAACTAGAGCTGCATTTTCTTTAAATCCTGGTCAGGGTATGAAATGAATTCCCTTACTGATAGACTTGTTTCTCTTACGTATGTCGATTGGACTCATTTTCAGAACTGAAGTGGACTCAGATTAATCTATCTTGTGAAAATGAGACTTGAATATTTAGAAATATAAGAATATTACTACAAGATGCAAATTTCTTATTTCAAAATGATGAAAACATGTACTTAAAATCTTAATGAAGATTGTTTTGATAATTCATAGAAGCATAATAGGACTACCACTTCGGGACACAGGGGTTCTGAGCCTTAGAAATCCAAAATATTACATCTACTCAGATGGGCATTGCATTAGGGGTTGATCATGTGAACAGTTTATGGCCGTACCAGCATAGCTTTGCCAATCAGGCTTTTGTTGGCAAATGGTTTTTCTATATCTCTTTAAATAGAACTTGTTATTAACTATTGAAGTTTCGTTCTCTGGAGTATCTTGCTGCATTTGTTTTGCTCTATGTTCGACACTAAGGGGTGTCCAAAATTCACCTAATTATGCCTTGATCAGAAGAGATATGGCTTGGATTTAGAGATTCATATACCACCGTAACAGTTGCCAGAATCCAAGATGTAAAAGGTTTCTGGCTCAATGAGGTTATTGCATCGTCAAGTCTCATCTACATTAAcagattttgttttttttgagaACGGTAAATTTACTTCTATATATCCATCAGGTATACTACCACAAGTGTAGTCCCCCTTCACAAAAGTTGTCACTTTACATTAACAGATTTGTATGTACATTTATTATACACTTGGTCATTGTCCCTTGACCAGGATATGAAAACTAGACAAAAATGTTTGCCTGGTTAAAAGGTGAGAACTGAAGTTACAAATAATGAACGCCACATTGTCAGAGCCCCTTTCTCCCAAGACGATTTTCTCTAACACTATCTGCTGTCACTTGAAATAGTCCGAGTTACATTCTTCCTTCATTTTGATACACATGATTATGCTAATGAATAGTGTTTTTGTTCTTCGTAGAACTTATACAGTTATACTTCTTTTAGTactttacattttaaaaaaggtCTCATGACTTTGTAAGAATCTGTCTCAACACTTATGTGGTCCCGGATTTGCTGTCCAACTTCTACTTTAGGTTCTCCCACAGCTCATAGTACTTCAATAGTCTATTATGGACTAGAAAAGGTTTAAATTCTTTAAAACACTAACCTATCATTTCCACATTGAGACCCGCTTCTGTATAAATACCATAATTGAACTCTTATCACAATAACAATTAAAGAGAAATAATGTTAGGCTGGagatattatttattaagtagGAGTGTGATATCTTCAAATTCTCTGTTGGATAATCGGTGGTATATGATTAATATTAACTTTTGTTATGCCCTTTCTACCCTTTCAGCTGCCTGGCCGCACAGATAATGAGATAAAGAACTACTGGAACACCAGAATAAAAAGACGACAACGTGCAGGCTTGCCAATTTACCCTCCAGATATTTCTTTCCTGGTAAGTCAGAACAAACAAAATGAGGAGTTGGGTGCATTCTCCTCTGCAGATGCGCAAAATTCTGATGTCTTGGGAATTAACAATTTTGAGATTCCTGCTGTGGAGTTCAAAAAATTGGAACTCAATCATCTGTTGTATCCGCCACAACTTGCTGACATTCCTGCTCGTAGCTTGCTTAATGATCCTGTAAGTAACTTTCTGGCCCAGGGTCATAGGGCTCCCTATAGTAGTACGTATTTCCTTTCTACAACGTATCCCTCAAAGCGTATACGAGGATCAGAATCTGTGTTCTCCGGTTCAAATGGTGATCTCCTCAACTCCTTACAATATCAGAATGACGGTTCTTTGCTTGCTCAACCCTTGGGTTTTTCTTCATATAGTCATAATTTAACATATGATGATAACCGATCATTCTCAAGTGTAGTTCCGGGCGGCCATGCCTACTTAAATGGCAACTCCTCTTCAGAGCCCACATGGGCAATGAAGCTGGAGCTCCCTTCACTCCAAAACCAGTCAGAAAACTGGGGCTCACCTCATTCGGCTCTTCCTTCATTAGACTCTGTTGATATTCTGATTCAATCCCCTCCAGCTGGACATAGTGAATCCGGTAGTCTGTCACCTAGCAACAGTGGTCTACTGGATGCTGTGCTTCATGAATCCCAAACTATGAAAGCTTCACACGATAACTCACACCAAGGGAACGAGACATCTGGTGTTACAGTCAATAATTCATGTCCAGATCTCAAAGGATGGGATGGGCATCCAATCTCTCCTTTAAGTCAATTCTCTGCATCAGTATTTAGTGAGTACACCCCTATCAGTGAAAGTTCATTACACGAGTTCCTGTCAATGACCACAATGCCAGGTGAGGACGGTTCATTTACTGACTACTCCTGGTTATCTGCATAGTTGAAGTTTATTGTGTTTCTATAATTGGATTCTTCCATGATGTTAAAGGATGCAAGATTAAGCAAGAGATTGTCGATCTAGCCCCCTTGGACGAGGAAGACGACACATCAAACCAAACGATCTTTTCCAGTCCCAAGACACAGCATGCTAATAACCATCTGGCTTCGAAAGATGCTCTTATTTCTTGCTTTTTCGATGATTGTGCCTGGGATTGCAAGCAAATCCATGCAGTAGCCACATCATCAGGTCAAGCTAGTGGACACAATTCTTGTTCTTGGGATGCCATGTCAGCCGTGTAGGCTACAGCCCGAATGAGATTATGATAGTTTTGATAACGTCTTTTGACACAAAAGTTGGTTATCTCAGCTATCCATTTCTGGGTTTTCCTGTGTGCATCAGTTTAAGGCAATCTAGAGacaaaaacaatgaaatatttttttatgtggcATCAAGTTGGACTGCAGTTTTCTAAATATTAGACTGAGACATGCTTAATTAAGGCAACATGGACAGTGAGCATTCATGTAGCCTACCTCAACTTGCTTGTTATTGATGGGGTGGTTGTTTGCTGTTGTAAATCAACTATGGAATATGCTAGCTTTTTATTTTTCGatattctatataaaaaaacaagCAGTCGATCTCACAGGATGAATGACTTCCAGTGCATAGATGCACCAGTTAGCTcaaacaattaattttaaataaaacgtAGTCTGGTGCACTAAGTTCTTGCTTTTGTCGGGATACCAATAAAGAGTTCAATCACATTCTTGAAACAAAAATCTTTTACACCTCGATGATGTAATATTCACTTGTACTCTTCTAAACTTAGATTTTTTGATTTACTATAAACAAAAACACAATACCCGTGATTTGAAAAGGATATAATGTACGCAAAACTTATCCGCCCTACCTTCTACATAGTTATACATAGCTATATAGCTATATATCCAAGTGACTCTTACCATTACCATTTCTAGCGCTCCCCCTCAATATAATGGCACAACTGCTTAACTCCACTTCGAAAATGtgtgtttttaattttctatacaGAATTCATTGCATTGGCAGGAAATTTAACATTCGTAAAAGTTCATagtctttaattttcttaataatgacttttaagttttgaaCTTTCACAAAATAGGTTCAAGGACCAAAATTACACATTTGGATAAATTGGGTTGAATACCAGAATAACGAAAAACAGAATAAGGCAAAATCACCATTTCCACTATTCAAACAGATATGAGAAAAAAGAATCAACCAAACAACCCATATATCAACAGAAGAATCAACTCATTTCTCCCTAGTCTTACTACAACAGCTTAAATGACAGGTCTGATCTGACTTTCACTGAAGGTAAAGAACACAACCAGTAAAAATTTTGAAGCTAAGAGTTGGTCTTACAGAGTTCCAGAGCAACGACTACTTGCCAGCATAGGAAATAGGCAACAGCAATTCAGAAGTTTGGTACTAAACCAGAGAAGAGGCAGCAACGTTTTTCTACTAAGCATCACTTGTGAAGTAGAAACAAGAGTATCCTCCAATCAGGGGTTGAAGTTACAAAGGCTATAATGGCAACAGCAAAGGTATCGACTTTCCAGAATCACGTCTTAACCCTAAATAGTCTACTGAAACTCAAACTTGGTGTCAgcaaaaatgtttaaaaactcAGTATGGAACAACTTCCAGGATACTGGTATTACAAACAGACTTGTTCGGTATTTCAGAAACTATGGTACATTTACCTTCCTGTATCATTTTCAACACATCTTCCAATATACAGAACAATAAAATCAGGGTTCTCTATCTAAAATCAGGTCCGGTGCCTAACCCTCCTGCCATTGGTATCGCCACCATCGGAAAGCTGGGCCCAAACGCTTCTAGACTTTCCGCCTCCACTGCTACAATCATCCTCACAACCAGCAACGGTTTTAAGAAGCTCTGACTGAAGAGAAGGGCAGTTTTCCTTCAGGTATTCAAATCCATCAGATTGCATGACAGCTGCAGAAATATGCCAACAAATAGATGAGGGAAATTGCAGTGCAAAGAAAGCACGCGAAAAACACACCTACAGGCTGCAGTTTTCCATATACCATAGCCTTTAACATAGAAAGGTCCCCAAATGAACTTTGACACTAGTTATAATCGAAGCTAAACTCCCCAAGGGGGCAGCAACTCATCAAACAAATGCTCGAGACACTTGGACATCCAAAGGGATATGCACATTCTTTTGTGACATTCTGTAGCACTAAGtcagttttttttctttggatcaGTTCTATAACAGTATCTCACTTAGTGTCATGACTTGCTCAGTGAGACTTCTTTTAGAGCCCACTCGATGGAAAAACAGGTttgcaattaaaataaactatgtga belongs to Solanum stenotomum isolate F172 chromosome 1, ASM1918654v1, whole genome shotgun sequence and includes:
- the LOC125863353 gene encoding transcription factor GAMYB-like isoform X1 translates to MHEDMSMTSETEERMTSKVDMDSPDEASGGDLGESVPLKKGPWTSAEDVILVDYVMTHGEGNWNAVQRHSGLARCGKSCRLRWANHLRPDLKKGAFTPEEEQRIVELHAKMGNKWARMAVELPGRTDNEIKNYWNTRIKRRQRAGLPIYPPDISFLVSQNKQNEELGAFSSADAQNSDVLGINNFEIPAVEFKKLELNHLLYPPQLADIPARSLLNDPVSNFLAQGHRAPYSSTYFLSTTYPSKRIRGSESVFSGSNGDLLNSLQYQNDGSLLAQPLGFSSYSHNLTYDDNRSFSSVVPGGHAYLNGNSSSEPTWAMKLELPSLQNQSENWGSPHSALPSLDSVDILIQSPPAGHSESGSLSPSNSGLLDAVLHESQTMKASHDNSHQGNETSGVTVNNSCPDLKGWDGHPISPLSQFSASVFSEYTPISESSLHEFLSMTTMPGCKIKQEIVDLAPLDEEDDTSNQTIFSSPKTQHANNHLASKDALISCFFDDCAWDCKQIHAVATSSGQASGHNSCSWDAMSAV
- the LOC125863353 gene encoding transcription factor GAMYB-like isoform X2; the encoded protein is MSMTSETEERMTSKVDMDSPDEASGGDLGESVPLKKGPWTSAEDVILVDYVMTHGEGNWNAVQRHSGLARCGKSCRLRWANHLRPDLKKGAFTPEEEQRIVELHAKMGNKWARMAVELPGRTDNEIKNYWNTRIKRRQRAGLPIYPPDISFLVSQNKQNEELGAFSSADAQNSDVLGINNFEIPAVEFKKLELNHLLYPPQLADIPARSLLNDPVSNFLAQGHRAPYSSTYFLSTTYPSKRIRGSESVFSGSNGDLLNSLQYQNDGSLLAQPLGFSSYSHNLTYDDNRSFSSVVPGGHAYLNGNSSSEPTWAMKLELPSLQNQSENWGSPHSALPSLDSVDILIQSPPAGHSESGSLSPSNSGLLDAVLHESQTMKASHDNSHQGNETSGVTVNNSCPDLKGWDGHPISPLSQFSASVFSEYTPISESSLHEFLSMTTMPGCKIKQEIVDLAPLDEEDDTSNQTIFSSPKTQHANNHLASKDALISCFFDDCAWDCKQIHAVATSSGQASGHNSCSWDAMSAV